Proteins from a genomic interval of Gluconacetobacter diazotrophicus PA1 5:
- the nusA gene encoding transcription termination factor NusA has protein sequence MDTSVSRPELLLVADAVAREKAIDREEVLEAMEQAIQKAGRAKYGHEKDIRATIDRKTGDVRLSRWTEAVEEVENEETQIPLHIARKFKPEIQLGEHLVDPLPPIDFGRIAAQTAKQVIVQRVREYERKRQYDEFKDRVGEIVNGTVKRTEYGNLMVEIGSSEALLRRDELIPRESFRNSDRVRAYIYDVRDEPRGPQIFLSRTHPAFLAKLFAQEVPEIYDGIIEIKAVARDPGSRAKMAVISRDASIDPVGACVGMRGSRVQAVVQELQGEKIDIIPWSPQAATFVVNALAPAEVTKVVMDEEAGRVEVVVPDEQLSLAIGRRGQNVRLASQLTRWDIDILTEAEESERRQEEFRRRSGLFVEALDVDDVIAGLLVTEGFHSIEELAYADPDELAEIEGFDEDVAGELVRRAEGFLARREDELDEKRRGLGVSDDVAALGVFSNQMLVTLGEKGVKSLDDLADLAGDELVEILGGEVIDEEAANEIIMAARAHWFEGEEAAGEAAREASGETAEGREASDV, from the coding sequence ATGGATACGTCCGTTTCCCGTCCCGAACTGCTGCTGGTGGCCGATGCCGTCGCGCGTGAGAAGGCGATCGACCGGGAGGAGGTTCTGGAGGCGATGGAACAGGCCATCCAGAAGGCCGGCCGCGCCAAGTACGGGCACGAAAAGGATATCCGCGCGACCATCGACCGCAAGACCGGCGACGTCCGCCTGTCCCGCTGGACCGAGGCCGTCGAGGAGGTGGAGAACGAGGAAACCCAGATCCCGCTCCACATCGCCCGCAAGTTCAAGCCCGAGATCCAGCTGGGCGAACATCTGGTCGATCCGCTGCCGCCGATCGATTTCGGCCGCATCGCGGCGCAGACCGCCAAGCAGGTGATCGTCCAGCGCGTGCGCGAATACGAGCGCAAGCGCCAGTATGACGAATTCAAGGACCGCGTGGGCGAGATCGTGAACGGCACGGTCAAGCGCACCGAATACGGAAACCTGATGGTCGAGATCGGCAGTTCCGAGGCGCTGCTGCGCCGGGACGAGCTGATCCCCCGCGAAAGCTTCCGCAATTCGGACCGCGTGCGCGCCTATATCTATGATGTGCGTGACGAGCCGCGCGGGCCGCAGATCTTCCTGTCGCGCACCCATCCCGCCTTCCTGGCGAAGCTGTTCGCTCAGGAAGTGCCGGAAATCTACGACGGCATCATCGAAATCAAGGCCGTCGCCCGCGACCCGGGATCGCGCGCCAAGATGGCGGTGATTTCCCGCGACGCGTCGATCGACCCGGTGGGCGCCTGCGTGGGCATGCGCGGATCGCGCGTCCAGGCGGTGGTGCAGGAACTGCAGGGCGAGAAGATCGACATCATTCCCTGGAGCCCGCAGGCCGCGACCTTCGTGGTCAACGCGCTGGCGCCGGCGGAAGTGACCAAGGTCGTGATGGACGAGGAAGCTGGCCGGGTCGAGGTCGTGGTGCCTGACGAGCAGCTCAGCCTGGCGATCGGCCGGCGCGGGCAGAATGTCCGCCTGGCCAGCCAGCTCACCCGCTGGGACATCGACATCCTGACCGAGGCCGAGGAATCGGAACGCCGGCAGGAAGAATTCCGCCGTCGCAGCGGCCTGTTCGTCGAGGCGCTGGACGTGGACGACGTCATCGCCGGCCTGCTGGTGACCGAAGGCTTCCATTCGATCGAGGAACTGGCCTATGCCGACCCCGACGAACTGGCCGAGATCGAGGGCTTCGACGAGGACGTGGCCGGCGAACTGGTCCGCCGGGCCGAGGGCTTCCTGGCCCGGCGCGAGGACGAGCTGGACGAGAAGCGGCGCGGCCTCGGGGTGTCGGACGATGTCGCGGCGCTGGGCGTGTTCTCGAACCAGATGCTGGTGACGCTGGGCGAGAAGGGTGTGAAGTCGCTGGACGACCTGGCCGACCTGGCGGGCGACGAACTGGTCGAGATCCTGGGCGGCGAGGTCATCGACGAGGAAGCGGCGAACGAGATCATCATGGCCGCCCGCGCGCACTGGTTCGAAGGCGAGGAAGCCGCCGGGGAAGCCGCCCGAGAAGCTTCTGGGGAGACGGCCGAAGGCCGGGAGGCGTCGGACGTCTGA
- a CDS encoding RNA-binding protein, whose product METDADQDRDDERGPLRRCIVTRDRAAPETMLRFVLSPDRIVTPDLSARLPGRGIWLSARRDVLETARTRGAFARAARGQVVVPPDLDKILEAGLVRRMLETVGLARRAGQVTYGFAKVREWITGGRAGLIIQAEDGSPDERTRLLSGARDLPIAVVPTAAGLGAAFGRDHVVHAAMSCGELARRVRVDNERYAGLSGRAVPGSADRSTELG is encoded by the coding sequence ATGGAAACGGATGCCGACCAGGACAGGGATGACGAACGCGGGCCGCTGCGGCGCTGCATCGTCACCCGCGACCGGGCGGCGCCCGAGACGATGCTGCGTTTCGTGCTGTCACCTGACCGGATTGTGACGCCCGATCTTTCCGCGCGTCTGCCCGGACGGGGAATCTGGTTGAGCGCGCGGCGGGATGTGCTAGAAACGGCGCGGACACGGGGGGCATTCGCACGCGCCGCCCGTGGGCAGGTCGTCGTTCCGCCCGACCTGGACAAGATCCTGGAAGCCGGACTGGTGCGCCGGATGCTGGAAACGGTGGGACTCGCACGGCGGGCCGGTCAGGTGACCTACGGCTTCGCCAAGGTGCGGGAATGGATAACGGGCGGTCGCGCCGGTCTGATCATTCAGGCCGAGGACGGCAGCCCGGACGAGAGGACGAGGTTGTTGTCCGGCGCACGGGACCTTCCGATAGCGGTTGTTCCTACGGCGGCGGGTCTGGGGGCGGCATTCGGCCGTGACCATGTCGTGCACGCGGCGATGTCGTGTGGCGAACTGGCACGTCGTGTCCGCGTCGATAATGAACGTTATGCGGGGCTGTCCGGCAGGGCGGTCCCGGGTTCGGCGGACCGATCCACCGAACTTGGGTGA
- the infB gene encoding translation initiation factor IF-2, giving the protein MSEGNDQDQGKGRLSLRPAGRKDVGRTVDAGSVRQSFSHGRSKVVQVEVRKKRGPGPAPAGSGSGSSGGGRAGGRGGSGGRALTASELATRQRVLEEQRAEAVRREQERREQEKIMILSAAEEARRRDEEARRAAEDEVREKEEAAARAREEEAERRASAQAHGQAGTPSRAEPEPESSGPVVSAVPIPGAVTLAPPMERLRPLAERAIMPARPVTPSRPATPAATPQAPGETLRLRTGRVGEAEDDRRPARRPGGGIAPGRKPSGASPKKGGDSRRSGRIDVQAAIEGDDDKTRSLASVRRQRERERRQAELERLRADQVRVVRDVILPETITVQELANRMAARQGEVIKALMKMGVMATVTQSLDADTAELVVQEFGHRVRRVADSDVEIGIEGIEDQPEDLLPRPPVVTVMGHVDHGKTSLLDALRTTDVAAAEAGGITQHIGAYQVTLPSGSKITFIDTPGHEAFTAMRARGASVTDVVVLVVAADDGVMPQTIEAIRHAKAANAPIIVAINKCDKPGANPERVRQELLSHEIVVESMGGDTQDVEVSALKRTGLDKLEEAILLQAEMLDLRANPDRVAEGSVIESRLDRGRGPVATVLVQKGTLRRGDIVVAGAEWGRVRAMLDDRGRQIQEAAPAMPVEILGIAGVPGAGEPFVVVDNENRAREISEFRQRVIRDRTAAGQTAARGTLDQMLARIQAGAQKEVAVLIKADVQGSAEALQATVLKLEHEEVKVRVLTAGVGQITESDVQLAKASDAVIIAFNVRATTQARELAQREGVDIRYYSIIYQVADDVEQLVKGKVAPKHREKFLGYAEIRKVFDITKVGKVAGCYVTEGVVKRGCGVRLLRDNVVVHEGELSQLKRFKDDVKEVARGYECGLSFAGYNDLREGDMVECYEMELVPA; this is encoded by the coding sequence ATGAGCGAAGGCAACGATCAGGATCAGGGTAAGGGACGCTTGTCCTTGCGGCCGGCGGGCCGGAAGGATGTCGGACGGACGGTTGATGCCGGTTCCGTGCGGCAGAGTTTCAGCCATGGTCGTTCGAAGGTGGTGCAGGTCGAGGTGCGCAAGAAGCGCGGCCCCGGTCCGGCCCCCGCGGGCAGCGGCTCCGGTTCGTCCGGTGGCGGGCGCGCCGGCGGGCGGGGCGGCAGTGGTGGCCGGGCGCTGACGGCGTCCGAACTGGCCACCCGCCAGCGCGTGCTGGAAGAACAGCGGGCCGAGGCCGTCCGGCGCGAGCAGGAACGGCGCGAACAGGAAAAGATCATGATCCTGTCCGCGGCCGAGGAAGCGCGCCGGCGGGACGAGGAAGCGCGCCGCGCGGCCGAGGACGAGGTCCGCGAGAAGGAAGAGGCCGCCGCCCGCGCCCGTGAGGAAGAGGCCGAGCGCCGCGCCAGCGCGCAGGCCCACGGCCAGGCGGGGACCCCGTCCCGGGCCGAGCCCGAGCCCGAAAGCAGCGGACCGGTCGTGTCGGCGGTGCCGATTCCCGGCGCGGTCACGCTGGCCCCGCCGATGGAGCGCCTGCGCCCGCTGGCCGAACGCGCCATCATGCCGGCCCGCCCGGTCACGCCCAGCCGTCCGGCGACGCCGGCCGCGACCCCGCAGGCCCCGGGCGAGACCCTGCGCCTGCGCACCGGCCGCGTTGGAGAGGCAGAGGACGATCGCCGTCCGGCGCGCCGTCCCGGCGGCGGCATCGCCCCGGGGCGCAAGCCGTCCGGCGCGTCGCCCAAGAAGGGTGGCGACAGCCGCCGTTCGGGCCGCATCGACGTGCAGGCCGCGATCGAGGGTGACGACGACAAGACGCGTTCGCTGGCCTCGGTCCGGCGCCAGCGCGAACGCGAACGCCGCCAGGCGGAACTGGAGCGCCTGCGCGCCGACCAGGTCCGCGTGGTGCGTGACGTCATCCTGCCCGAGACGATCACGGTGCAGGAACTGGCGAACCGCATGGCCGCCCGCCAGGGCGAGGTCATCAAGGCCCTGATGAAGATGGGCGTGATGGCGACCGTGACCCAGTCGCTGGATGCCGATACCGCCGAACTGGTGGTCCAGGAATTCGGCCACCGTGTCCGCCGCGTCGCCGACAGCGACGTCGAAATCGGCATCGAGGGGATCGAGGACCAGCCGGAAGACCTGCTGCCGCGTCCGCCGGTCGTCACCGTCATGGGCCATGTCGACCACGGCAAGACGTCGCTGCTGGACGCGCTGCGCACGACCGACGTCGCGGCGGCCGAAGCCGGCGGCATCACGCAGCATATCGGCGCCTATCAGGTGACGTTGCCCTCCGGGTCGAAGATCACCTTCATCGACACTCCGGGTCACGAGGCGTTCACCGCCATGCGTGCCCGCGGCGCCTCGGTGACGGACGTGGTCGTGCTGGTCGTGGCGGCGGATGACGGCGTGATGCCGCAGACGATCGAGGCGATCCGGCATGCCAAGGCCGCGAACGCCCCGATCATCGTCGCCATCAACAAGTGCGACAAGCCGGGTGCGAACCCCGAGCGCGTGCGCCAGGAACTGCTGTCGCACGAGATCGTGGTCGAATCGATGGGCGGCGACACCCAGGATGTCGAGGTCTCGGCGCTGAAGCGCACCGGGTTGGACAAGCTGGAAGAAGCGATCCTGCTGCAGGCGGAAATGCTCGACCTGCGGGCCAATCCGGACCGCGTGGCCGAGGGCTCGGTGATCGAAAGCCGTCTGGATCGCGGTCGCGGTCCGGTGGCGACCGTGCTGGTCCAGAAGGGCACGCTGCGGCGTGGCGACATCGTGGTGGCCGGCGCCGAATGGGGCCGCGTCCGTGCGATGCTGGACGATCGCGGCCGGCAGATCCAGGAAGCGGCGCCCGCCATGCCGGTGGAAATCCTCGGCATCGCCGGGGTGCCGGGTGCCGGCGAGCCGTTCGTGGTGGTGGATAACGAGAATCGCGCCCGCGAAATCTCGGAATTCCGCCAGCGCGTGATCCGCGACCGCACGGCGGCCGGCCAGACCGCCGCCCGCGGCACGCTGGACCAGATGCTGGCCCGCATCCAGGCCGGCGCGCAGAAGGAAGTCGCCGTCCTGATCAAGGCCGACGTCCAGGGTTCGGCCGAGGCGCTGCAGGCCACGGTGCTGAAGCTGGAGCATGAGGAGGTCAAGGTCCGCGTGCTGACGGCCGGCGTCGGCCAGATCACCGAAAGCGACGTGCAGCTCGCCAAGGCGTCGGATGCGGTCATCATCGCGTTCAACGTCCGCGCCACGACGCAGGCCCGCGAACTGGCCCAGCGCGAAGGCGTGGATATCCGCTACTACTCGATCATCTATCAGGTCGCGGACGACGTCGAACAACTGGTCAAGGGCAAGGTGGCGCCGAAGCACCGCGAGAAGTTCCTCGGCTATGCCGAGATCCGCAAGGTGTTCGACATCACCAAGGTCGGCAAGGTCGCCGGCTGCTACGTCACCGAGGGCGTGGTCAAGCGCGGCTGCGGCGTGCGCCTGCTGCGTGACAACGTCGTCGTTCATGAAGGCGAGCTCAGCCAGCTCAAGCGCTTCAAGGACGATGTCAAGGAAGTGGCGCGCGGCTACGAGTGCGGCCTGTCCTTCGCGGGTTACAACGACCTGCGCGAAGGCGACATGGTCGAGTGCTACGAGATGGAACTGGTTCCCGCATGA
- the rbfA gene encoding 30S ribosome-binding factor RbfA encodes MSRNASRGKVNTAGPAGKLAGHAASGPTQRQLRVGEEVRRMLADLFARTEFRDPELVDVRITVTEVRISPDLKHATAFVARLGRSDVETLLPALKRVAPFLRSRLSTGLRLRGVPEIHFQPDTALDYAMEVDALLRQPDVARDLD; translated from the coding sequence ATGAGCCGTAACGCCTCACGCGGCAAGGTGAACACGGCGGGGCCGGCGGGGAAACTCGCCGGCCATGCTGCTTCCGGGCCCACGCAACGCCAGTTGCGCGTGGGCGAGGAAGTGCGCCGCATGCTGGCCGACCTGTTCGCCCGCACGGAATTCCGCGATCCCGAGCTGGTCGATGTCCGCATCACGGTGACCGAGGTCCGGATCTCGCCCGACCTGAAGCACGCCACCGCCTTCGTCGCCCGGCTGGGCCGCAGCGACGTCGAAACCCTGCTGCCGGCGCTCAAGCGCGTGGCGCCGTTCCTGCGCTCGCGCCTGTCCACCGGCCTGCGCCTGCGGGGGGTGCCGGAAATCCATTTCCAGCCGGACACCGCGCTGGATTACGCGATGGAAGTCGATGCGCTGCTGCGGCAGCCGGACGTCGCGCGGGATCTGGATTGA
- a CDS encoding MlaD family protein, producing MTRQPTALAVLLFILCGIGTGIAILGSFGRFGLLTRTERALVVFDTPVPGLSAGAPVTFRGVALGRVEQVNVLPDPARGRTIIPVTIRVRPDLIRVIPPPGTSRPRRIALADLVRDGLQAHLHSQSLVVGRSGIDLDFAPGPSPPPHPGLSHLIEIPARESHWQVLRRTLATLPIHAMAAQWQQARADGRNIATRMDATLPPMRAGFLDVRDRAHATAAALNRAETQTGRAWAVTHTDIDHLQATARRQVHDRGADMSAVARGAHAVIVEARQVQADLRALDADTARTDLATTGRDIAAAGAALHDAARTVRRTPGVLLVGEGK from the coding sequence ATGACACGGCAACCGACAGCACTGGCCGTCCTGCTCTTTATTTTGTGCGGGATCGGAACGGGGATCGCGATCCTGGGATCGTTCGGGCGGTTCGGCCTGCTGACCCGGACCGAACGGGCGCTGGTCGTCTTCGACACCCCGGTCCCGGGACTGAGCGCCGGCGCGCCGGTCACATTCCGCGGCGTGGCGCTGGGCCGGGTCGAACAGGTGAACGTCCTGCCCGATCCCGCGCGGGGCCGGACCATCATTCCGGTCACGATCCGCGTCCGGCCCGACCTGATCCGCGTCATCCCGCCACCCGGCACGTCCCGGCCGCGCCGTATCGCCCTGGCCGACCTGGTGCGGGACGGATTGCAGGCGCACCTGCATTCCCAGAGCCTGGTTGTCGGACGCAGCGGGATCGACCTGGATTTCGCCCCCGGACCGTCCCCGCCGCCGCATCCCGGCCTGTCACATCTGATTGAAATCCCAGCCCGCGAATCCCACTGGCAGGTGCTGCGCCGCACTCTGGCCACCCTGCCGATCCACGCCATGGCGGCACAATGGCAGCAGGCACGGGCGGACGGCCGGAACATCGCCACCCGGATGGATGCCACCCTGCCACCCATGCGCGCCGGCTTTCTGGACGTGCGCGACCGGGCACACGCCACCGCTGCCGCCCTGAACCGGGCGGAGACGCAGACCGGCCGCGCCTGGGCCGTCACCCACACCGATATCGATCACCTGCAGGCAACCGCCCGGCGTCAGGTCCATGATCGGGGTGCGGACATGTCCGCCGTCGCCCGGGGAGCGCATGCCGTGATAGTGGAGGCGCGGCAGGTACAGGCCGATCTGCGCGCGCTGGACGCCGATACCGCGCGCACAGACCTGGCCACGACCGGGCGCGACATCGCGGCCGCCGGCGCGGCGCTGCATGACGCGGCCCGGACCGTGCGTCGGACGCCGGGGGTTCTGCTGGTCGGGGAGGGGAAGTAG
- the truB gene encoding tRNA pseudouridine(55) synthase TruB, which translates to MRRKRGRPIDGWLVIDKPSGMTSTDVVNRVKRLFDARKAGHGGTLDPLATGLLPIAFGAATKTVPYIMDGTKRYEFTLRLGEARDTDDAEGAVIETSDVRPTDDAFRAALPAFRGDIMQVPPIYSAIKVAGERAYDMAREGRAPDLPPRPARVDRFDLVARPDADTAIFAVESGKGVYMRSLARDIARACGTVGHVAALRRLRVGPFSEADAILLDKIVPSDDNAPASPDLLLPVATALADIPALALTHEEADALSHGRAVSLLDLMGRIPDAVDPACGIVRGMDGARVIGLCRLEDGWLRPDRML; encoded by the coding sequence ATGCGACGCAAGCGCGGACGCCCGATCGACGGCTGGCTGGTCATCGACAAGCCGTCGGGCATGACATCGACCGATGTCGTCAACCGGGTGAAGCGCCTGTTCGACGCCCGCAAGGCGGGGCACGGCGGCACGCTGGACCCGCTGGCGACGGGGCTGCTGCCCATCGCCTTCGGCGCGGCCACCAAGACCGTGCCCTACATCATGGACGGCACCAAGCGCTATGAATTCACCCTGCGCCTGGGCGAGGCCCGCGACACCGACGACGCCGAGGGCGCGGTGATCGAAACGTCCGACGTCCGCCCGACCGACGATGCGTTCCGCGCGGCGCTGCCGGCCTTTCGCGGCGACATCATGCAGGTGCCCCCCATCTATTCCGCGATCAAGGTGGCGGGCGAGCGCGCCTATGACATGGCGCGCGAGGGCCGGGCCCCCGACCTGCCGCCCCGCCCGGCGCGGGTCGACCGGTTCGACCTGGTGGCGCGCCCGGACGCCGACACCGCGATCTTCGCCGTCGAATCCGGCAAGGGCGTCTATATGCGCTCGCTGGCGCGCGACATCGCGCGGGCATGCGGTACCGTGGGGCACGTGGCGGCGCTGCGCCGGCTGCGGGTCGGCCCGTTTTCCGAGGCGGATGCAATTCTTCTGGACAAAATTGTCCCAAGCGACGACAACGCGCCTGCCTCACCGGATCTGCTGCTTCCGGTCGCGACCGCGCTGGCCGACATCCCGGCGCTGGCCTTGACCCATGAAGAAGCGGATGCCCTGTCACACGGGCGGGCGGTCAGCCTGCTCGACCTGATGGGACGGATACCGGACGCCGTCGATCCCGCATGCGGGATCGTGCGGGGAATGGACGGGGCGCGCGTGATCGGGCTCTGCCGGCTGGAAGATGGCTGGCTGCGTCCGGACCGCATGCTTTAA
- the rpsO gene encoding 30S ribosomal protein S15 produces MSITAERRTALIGEYQTAATDTGSPEVQVALLSERITNLTEHLKTHAKDFHSRRGLLVMVGKRRGLLDYLKRKDQARYQTLIGRLGLRR; encoded by the coding sequence ATGTCGATTACCGCAGAGCGCCGTACGGCGCTGATCGGCGAATACCAGACTGCCGCCACGGATACCGGCTCGCCGGAAGTCCAGGTCGCGCTGCTGAGCGAACGGATCACCAACCTGACCGAGCACCTGAAGACCCACGCGAAGGATTTCCATTCGCGTCGCGGCCTGCTGGTGATGGTCGGCAAGCGCCGTGGCCTGCTGGACTACCTGAAGCGCAAGGATCAGGCCCGGTACCAGACCCTGATCGGCCGCCTGGGCCTGCGCCGCTGA
- the pnp gene encoding polyribonucleotide nucleotidyltransferase: protein MFNYYRKEIEWGGRPLVLETGKIARQADGAVVVTYGDTVVLCTAVGARSVKPGQDFFPLTVNYQEKAFAAGKIPGGFFKREGRPSEIEVLNSRLIDRPIRPLFPENFRNEVQVVATVLSHDLENDPAIAALIGCSAALTLSGIPFFGPVAACRVGYADGAYILNPTLPEMKESALDLVVAGTSEGVLMVESEASELSEDVMLGAVTFGHEAFQAVIDAIISLAEHAAKAPWDLAEPSAEEIALKQRIDTLGRAAIAEAYQERVKQQRYKKVGAAKEAVLAALATEGLDVTAAKPILKDLEADVVRSAVLDTGYRIDGRDLKTVRPIVSEVGILPRAHGSALFTRGETQALVVATLGTAQDEQVIDALEGEYRTNFMLHYNFPPYSVGECGRMGSPGRREIGHGKLAWRAIHPLLPGKDTFPYTMRIVSEITESNGSSSMATVCGTSLALMDAGVPLKRPVAGIAMGLIKEDRGFAVLSDILGDEDHLGDMDFKVAGTESGITALQMDIKITSITPEIMKIALGQARDGRLHILGEMSKALTEGRSDVSSTAPKITTISVPKEKIRDVIGQGGKVIREIVEYSGAKIDINDDGTIMIAASSEDQATRAIERIRGIVAEPELGAIYTGKVVKTADFGAFVNFLGARDGLVHISELAQGRVAKTTDVVNQGDVVKVKVLGFDDRGKVKLSMRVVDQQTGADITESVGERPGRPAR from the coding sequence ATGTTCAATTACTACCGCAAGGAAATCGAGTGGGGCGGCCGTCCGCTGGTGCTGGAAACGGGCAAGATCGCCCGCCAGGCCGACGGCGCCGTGGTCGTGACCTATGGCGACACGGTCGTGCTGTGCACCGCCGTCGGCGCCCGCAGCGTCAAGCCGGGCCAGGATTTCTTCCCGCTGACCGTCAACTACCAGGAAAAGGCCTTCGCGGCCGGCAAGATCCCGGGTGGGTTCTTCAAGCGCGAGGGCCGTCCGTCCGAGATCGAGGTCCTGAATTCCCGCCTGATCGACCGTCCGATCCGCCCCCTGTTCCCCGAGAACTTCCGCAACGAGGTGCAGGTCGTAGCCACGGTGCTGAGCCACGACCTGGAGAACGATCCCGCGATCGCGGCGCTGATCGGCTGCTCGGCCGCGCTGACGCTGTCGGGCATCCCGTTCTTCGGTCCGGTGGCGGCCTGCCGCGTCGGTTACGCGGACGGGGCCTATATCCTGAACCCGACCCTGCCCGAAATGAAGGAAAGCGCGCTGGACCTGGTCGTCGCCGGTACGTCCGAAGGCGTGCTGATGGTCGAGTCCGAGGCGAGCGAACTGAGCGAAGACGTCATGCTGGGCGCCGTGACCTTCGGGCATGAAGCGTTCCAGGCCGTCATCGACGCCATCATCTCGCTGGCCGAGCATGCGGCCAAGGCACCGTGGGACCTGGCCGAGCCGTCGGCCGAGGAAATCGCGCTGAAGCAGCGGATCGACACGCTGGGCCGCGCCGCGATCGCCGAGGCGTATCAGGAGCGCGTGAAGCAGCAGCGCTACAAGAAGGTCGGCGCCGCCAAGGAAGCCGTGCTGGCGGCCCTGGCCACCGAAGGGCTGGACGTCACCGCGGCCAAGCCGATCCTGAAGGATCTGGAAGCCGACGTGGTGCGCAGCGCGGTGCTGGATACCGGCTACCGCATTGACGGCCGCGACCTGAAGACGGTCCGCCCGATCGTCTCCGAGGTCGGCATCCTGCCGCGCGCCCATGGTTCGGCCCTGTTCACCCGTGGCGAGACCCAGGCCCTGGTCGTCGCCACCCTGGGCACCGCCCAGGACGAGCAGGTGATCGACGCGCTGGAAGGCGAATACCGCACCAACTTCATGCTGCACTACAACTTCCCCCCCTATTCGGTGGGTGAATGCGGCCGCATGGGCTCGCCCGGCCGGCGCGAGATCGGGCATGGCAAGCTGGCCTGGCGCGCGATCCATCCGCTGCTGCCCGGCAAGGACACCTTCCCGTACACGATGCGCATCGTGTCCGAGATCACCGAGAGCAACGGATCGTCCTCGATGGCCACGGTCTGCGGCACCTCGCTGGCGCTGATGGATGCGGGCGTGCCGCTGAAGCGTCCGGTGGCGGGCATCGCCATGGGCCTGATCAAGGAAGATCGCGGCTTCGCCGTGCTGTCCGACATCCTGGGTGACGAGGATCACCTGGGCGACATGGACTTCAAGGTCGCGGGCACCGAATCCGGCATCACCGCGCTGCAGATGGACATCAAGATCACGTCCATCACGCCCGAGATCATGAAGATCGCCCTGGGCCAGGCGCGCGACGGCCGCCTGCACATCCTGGGCGAGATGTCCAAGGCGCTGACCGAAGGCCGTTCGGACGTGTCCTCCACCGCGCCGAAGATCACCACGATCTCGGTGCCGAAGGAAAAGATCCGTGACGTGATCGGCCAGGGCGGCAAGGTGATCCGCGAGATCGTTGAATATTCGGGTGCCAAGATCGATATCAACGATGACGGCACGATCATGATCGCGGCCTCGTCCGAAGATCAGGCCACCCGCGCGATCGAACGGATCCGCGGCATCGTGGCCGAGCCCGAGCTGGGCGCGATCTACACCGGCAAGGTGGTCAAGACCGCCGATTTCGGTGCGTTCGTGAACTTCCTGGGCGCGCGCGACGGCCTGGTCCATATCTCGGAACTGGCGCAGGGCCGGGTGGCGAAGACCACGGACGTCGTCAACCAGGGCGACGTGGTGAAGGTCAAGGTCCTGGGCTTCGACGATCGCGGCAAGGTCAAGCTGTCGATGCGGGTCGTCGACCAGCAGACCGGCGCGGACATCACCGAGTCCGTCGGCGAGCGCCCGGGCCGTCCGGCACGCTGA